A stretch of the Sphingobacterium thalpophilum genome encodes the following:
- a CDS encoding carboxypeptidase-like regulatory domain-containing protein produces MAYCQPSSNRQLGIRGQVLDSLTNQPVIAATVSVYHKKAGKILQYGFTNNTGSFALSNLPLRDSLLQIRISHIGYEKAEMDLKVVCGQSEADMAKVFLKKRSRRIEEVLVNRPPMLMNRDTLEINPEAFDLQPNAVVEDLLTKVPGIVVWGDGKITVNGKNVAKVLVEGRPFFGRDPTVATRNIPSDAIDKVKVYESPQNTAYQEQQLEIDITLKNEKKRGLFGKISYSEGTKDHREGTFLVNAFSPKNQLSLFAGGNNTNKIVRNVGDFLAANVYKPGGERLEPNTPMFGQSGLNRYVIGGTKFERKWNERFNTDIQFLLNDRRSENVTEIQEMRLLEDGQKQYIAEKQQRSNDGSGQSYLGLARYRNSKWDLRINSEAGQTASSEENRHERYVTDKEEEALSTLNKSVYDDENRRNGRLGFNLRQTDSVVSKLEVNYKFETQRNELGRRENILFNGRNPLSRIKQTDQNSSRHELDTDVGLNKLFRNLFGWPAGLQLEMNNNLVFRQADETQSDQFLDTIKNTYTVKNEALSYTDRLKEVFWTPQLSVSKGFVRPTGQGRNSLFAMTALGMQTFIRKNVSSHELRIVDQHFLYALPTAMLRYERAQQLSNKAFTFTFRSLLKQPEIYQLTALMDTTQKDYNRIGNHGLRPEEQYQFSLEFTDLRYARNMSQRLRLTYSLKRNVLAENITYRTDGGILTQTVNTDGLPALQGDYQYRTGKKVWNRALNLELTSRFSSGQYYFFSDGARYKSLLTDAWLETRAQYGLLERLNIGVLGAFSSNWNHTGNDAVRAGSHSLGLDVVLTWPRRTTLISRFVSKNFYAGGLSSNQQYLWNIELYYRMLKKEQLEIKISGYDILRNNRTVRTVLRDNIVRQVSVNNIQQFFLFSLSYYPRIF; encoded by the coding sequence ATGGCCTATTGTCAGCCCAGCTCTAACAGACAGCTTGGCATACGGGGGCAGGTGCTGGACAGCCTCACCAATCAACCTGTCATTGCTGCTACGGTGAGTGTCTACCATAAGAAAGCCGGTAAAATATTACAATACGGATTTACGAATAATACTGGCTCGTTTGCCTTGTCCAACTTACCGTTGCGGGATAGCCTGTTACAGATCCGCATTTCGCATATCGGCTATGAGAAGGCAGAAATGGATCTGAAGGTCGTATGTGGACAGTCCGAGGCTGATATGGCTAAAGTTTTCCTGAAAAAGAGATCCAGGAGGATCGAGGAAGTGCTTGTAAACAGACCGCCGATGCTGATGAACAGGGATACCCTGGAAATCAACCCTGAGGCTTTTGATCTGCAGCCCAATGCGGTGGTGGAAGATCTATTGACCAAAGTGCCGGGCATTGTTGTCTGGGGGGATGGTAAGATTACTGTCAATGGCAAAAACGTGGCTAAAGTACTGGTTGAAGGTAGACCTTTTTTCGGACGGGATCCCACTGTTGCGACGCGCAATATACCATCGGATGCCATTGATAAAGTAAAGGTGTATGAGAGCCCACAAAACACTGCATATCAAGAGCAGCAGCTTGAAATCGATATCACTCTTAAAAACGAAAAAAAGAGGGGCTTATTCGGGAAAATATCGTACAGTGAGGGTACAAAAGACCATAGGGAAGGTACATTTCTGGTCAATGCATTTAGCCCGAAAAACCAGCTCAGTCTTTTTGCGGGCGGAAACAACACCAATAAAATCGTCCGAAATGTGGGAGATTTTCTGGCAGCCAACGTGTACAAGCCCGGAGGTGAACGTTTGGAGCCCAACACCCCCATGTTCGGACAGTCCGGATTAAACAGATATGTTATTGGGGGGACAAAGTTTGAACGGAAATGGAATGAGAGATTTAATACCGATATACAGTTTCTTCTCAACGACAGAAGATCAGAAAATGTAACGGAAATCCAAGAGATGAGATTGCTCGAGGACGGTCAAAAACAGTATATTGCGGAAAAGCAGCAGCGCAGCAATGACGGTTCCGGCCAATCTTATCTCGGTTTAGCTAGATACAGAAACAGCAAGTGGGATCTGCGCATCAATAGTGAAGCCGGACAGACAGCATCAAGCGAGGAGAACCGGCATGAACGATATGTAACTGACAAGGAAGAGGAGGCATTGTCGACTTTAAACAAAAGCGTTTACGATGATGAGAATCGACGCAACGGGAGACTGGGCTTTAATCTGCGACAAACAGATTCTGTTGTCTCAAAACTGGAAGTCAATTATAAATTTGAAACGCAAAGGAATGAGCTTGGAAGGCGGGAGAATATTCTTTTCAATGGGCGAAACCCACTCAGCCGGATAAAACAGACTGACCAAAATAGCAGCCGTCACGAGCTCGATACTGATGTTGGTCTCAATAAGCTCTTCAGGAACTTGTTCGGATGGCCGGCCGGTCTTCAATTGGAAATGAACAATAATCTGGTTTTCAGACAGGCCGACGAAACTCAGTCTGATCAGTTCCTTGATACAATAAAAAACACGTATACTGTCAAAAATGAGGCATTGTCCTATACTGACCGCCTAAAGGAGGTCTTCTGGACTCCCCAACTGAGTGTGTCAAAAGGATTTGTCAGGCCCACTGGGCAGGGCAGAAACAGCTTGTTTGCCATGACAGCATTGGGGATGCAAACCTTTATCCGAAAAAATGTATCCAGCCATGAGCTACGTATCGTGGATCAACATTTTTTATATGCTCTGCCAACAGCGATGTTAAGGTATGAGCGCGCACAGCAGCTTTCGAATAAGGCGTTCACCTTTACATTTCGTTCACTGTTGAAGCAGCCGGAAATTTATCAGCTGACGGCACTGATGGATACGACTCAAAAAGACTATAATCGTATTGGTAATCATGGCCTTCGTCCTGAAGAACAGTATCAGTTTTCACTCGAATTTACGGATTTGCGGTATGCCAGGAATATGTCGCAACGTCTGCGCCTCACCTATTCTCTCAAAAGAAATGTACTGGCCGAAAATATCACATACCGTACGGATGGCGGCATACTCACCCAGACCGTCAATACCGATGGACTTCCAGCCTTACAGGGTGACTATCAGTATCGGACGGGCAAGAAAGTCTGGAATAGAGCGCTCAATCTTGAACTGACAAGCCGGTTCAGTTCAGGTCAGTATTATTTTTTCAGCGATGGGGCACGTTATAAAAGTCTGTTGACTGACGCCTGGCTTGAAACACGGGCGCAATATGGTCTGCTCGAACGTCTGAACATCGGTGTTCTGGGTGCATTTAGTTCAAACTGGAACCATACGGGAAACGATGCGGTGCGGGCAGGCAGTCATAGCCTTGGTCTGGATGTTGTGCTGACCTGGCCGCGACGTACAACATTGATAAGTAGATTTGTCAGTAAAAATTTTTACGCTGGCGGCCTGTCCTCAAACCAACAATATCTCTGGAATATCGAGCTGTACTATCGTATGCTAAAAAAGGAGCAGCTTGAAATCAAAATATCCGGATACGACATTCTGAGGAACAACAGAACAGTCCGCACTGTCCTTCGAGATAATATTGTCAGACAGGTGAGTGTAAATAATATACAGCAATTCTTCCTTTTCAGTCTATCCTATTATCCGCGGATATTTTAG
- a CDS encoding SprT-like domain-containing protein translates to MQDYSATLKKYMPEEAAPIISNWINDTGCLFKISRSRSSKLGDYRAPFRGSPHRISVNHDLNPYSFLITTIHEFAHLQTWNKHQHRVRPHGSEWKNHFKQLMDPFLKLAIFPADIKQAILNYMENPAASSCTDLHLFRTLKAYDTAKSSALTVESLEDGHYFALKNGRSFQRIGKIRKRYKCMELSTRRIYLFNPIAEVFPLER, encoded by the coding sequence ATGCAAGATTACAGTGCTACCCTAAAAAAATATATGCCCGAAGAAGCTGCCCCGATTATATCCAACTGGATAAACGATACGGGCTGCTTATTTAAAATCTCCCGTTCACGCAGCAGCAAACTGGGCGACTACCGCGCTCCATTTAGGGGCAGCCCACACCGCATTTCGGTCAATCATGATCTGAACCCCTATTCCTTTCTGATAACGACTATTCATGAGTTTGCGCACCTGCAGACCTGGAATAAGCATCAACACCGTGTCAGGCCCCATGGTAGCGAATGGAAGAATCATTTTAAACAATTGATGGATCCGTTTCTAAAACTAGCTATTTTTCCAGCCGATATTAAACAGGCGATACTCAATTATATGGAGAATCCGGCGGCCTCCAGCTGCACTGACCTTCATCTTTTCCGGACGTTAAAGGCTTATGATACGGCAAAGTCGAGCGCGCTCACCGTAGAGTCCCTGGAGGACGGCCATTACTTTGCCCTGAAAAACGGACGTTCTTTTCAACGGATTGGCAAGATCCGCAAACGCTACAAATGCATGGAACTGAGCACTAGACGTATATATCTTTTTAACCCGATAGCCGAAGTATTTCCGCTCGAACGATGA
- the recN gene encoding DNA repair protein RecN yields MLDTLHIKNYALINELEIQFDKGLNMITGETGAGKSIIMGALSLILGNRAEGKHFFDPSKKCVIEGEFNIGAYRLADFFERNDLDYADQTIIRREITPDGKSRAFVNDSPVTLVVLKQLGEQLIDVHSQHATLQINTEEFQFLVLDSVAGTFGLKQTFKESFQAYKKAKRELDELKESVKKAAIEQDYFQFQFDELDAAKLLADEQENLEQQQRQLENAEEIKRALHTASSLLDNQEVAVLSQLKESLNQVENIATFTPEAADLAARLKSAWIELKDISGELTSLADDTQLDEGTLSEINERLSLLYSLQKKHHVDSVEELIQLRDDLESKLLAISSSDEQLERLEAEVEFKLEEARKNAQELSDKRRLVLDQIAQDVQGTLSNVGMPNAALKIVLETLKDGDMRESGLDAVQFLFSANKGQALQSIHRIASGGELSRVMLAIKSLVAKTSALPTIVFDEIDTGISGEVALRVGEVMENLAQNMQVIAISHLPQIASKGTAHFKVYKEDKANRTISNIVRLDQEGRVREIAQMLSGANPTDAALEHAVQLLHY; encoded by the coding sequence ATGCTAGATACCTTACATATTAAAAACTATGCCCTTATCAACGAACTGGAGATACAGTTTGATAAAGGGCTGAATATGATAACCGGGGAAACTGGAGCAGGTAAATCCATTATTATGGGTGCGCTCTCGCTGATTTTGGGCAATCGGGCAGAGGGAAAACATTTTTTTGATCCATCAAAAAAATGTGTGATTGAAGGCGAATTCAACATTGGCGCTTATCGGCTAGCCGACTTTTTTGAGCGGAACGATCTGGATTATGCTGATCAGACTATTATCCGTAGGGAAATAACTCCCGATGGAAAATCGCGGGCATTTGTCAATGACTCTCCTGTCACATTAGTGGTTCTTAAGCAATTGGGCGAACAGCTCATCGATGTGCATTCACAGCATGCGACTTTACAGATCAATACAGAGGAGTTTCAATTTTTGGTGCTCGATAGTGTAGCTGGTACTTTTGGGTTAAAGCAAACCTTCAAAGAAAGCTTCCAGGCTTATAAAAAAGCCAAAAGGGAGCTGGATGAACTCAAAGAATCCGTCAAGAAGGCCGCTATAGAACAGGATTACTTCCAGTTTCAGTTTGATGAACTGGATGCAGCCAAACTGCTGGCTGATGAACAGGAGAACTTGGAGCAGCAGCAGCGACAGCTCGAAAATGCGGAGGAAATCAAACGGGCTCTTCATACTGCTTCGAGCCTGTTGGATAATCAGGAAGTTGCAGTACTAAGCCAGTTAAAAGAATCGCTGAACCAGGTGGAAAATATTGCAACATTTACACCGGAAGCAGCAGATCTTGCTGCCCGCCTGAAAAGTGCATGGATCGAATTGAAAGATATCTCGGGTGAGCTGACTTCTCTGGCAGATGATACGCAACTGGACGAGGGAACACTGTCGGAGATCAACGAACGTTTAAGTTTGTTGTATTCTCTGCAGAAAAAACATCACGTCGATTCGGTGGAAGAATTAATTCAGTTGCGGGATGATCTGGAATCAAAACTACTAGCCATCAGTTCGTCGGACGAACAGCTTGAACGTCTGGAAGCAGAGGTGGAGTTCAAACTTGAGGAAGCCCGCAAGAATGCTCAAGAATTGTCGGATAAACGAAGATTGGTGTTAGATCAGATTGCGCAGGATGTGCAAGGTACATTGTCGAATGTAGGTATGCCTAATGCAGCTCTTAAGATTGTACTGGAGACGCTTAAAGACGGCGATATGCGCGAGTCAGGGCTGGATGCCGTCCAGTTCTTATTCTCGGCAAATAAAGGGCAGGCTTTGCAGTCCATTCATCGCATAGCCTCCGGCGGGGAGCTTTCACGTGTGATGCTGGCAATAAAATCGCTCGTGGCGAAGACTTCTGCCTTACCGACGATTGTCTTTGATGAGATCGATACTGGTATCTCCGGTGAAGTAGCCTTACGTGTAGGGGAGGTGATGGAAAATCTGGCTCAAAATATGCAGGTGATCGCTATTTCGCACTTGCCGCAAATCGCTTCGAAGGGCACAGCACATTTCAAGGTATACAAGGAGGATAAAGCGAATCGTACGATATCCAATATTGTCCGGCTAGATCAAGAGGGTAGGGTCAGAGAAATCGCACAGATGCTCAGCGGGGCAAATCCTACGGATGCTGCACTCGAGCATGCCGTACAATTGCTGCATTACTAA
- a CDS encoding RNA polymerase sigma factor — MMPPIETATLEKLKNGDLDSFNEIYFRYSPKIYVRLVKLVKSQTVAEEILQDVFTKIWLYREKIDPGKGFISFVNHISDNLAMDFFRKVQRDKVLQLEVWASAVELYYHTEENVFLKDTQYMLSKAIDSLSPKRREILLLNKFQEKSYKEIADQLGISVSTVSNQLVSALKDIKEYIHKHYRNEFIISFLSAFLFNL, encoded by the coding sequence ATGATGCCTCCTATAGAAACCGCTACGCTCGAAAAATTGAAGAACGGGGATCTGGATTCATTTAATGAAATATATTTCCGGTATTCGCCAAAGATTTATGTGCGGTTGGTCAAATTGGTTAAAAGCCAGACCGTCGCTGAAGAGATCTTACAGGATGTTTTTACCAAAATATGGCTTTATCGTGAAAAGATTGACCCTGGCAAAGGCTTTATATCGTTTGTCAACCATATATCGGATAATTTGGCCATGGATTTTTTTCGGAAAGTACAACGGGATAAGGTCTTACAACTGGAGGTATGGGCCTCAGCGGTAGAGTTGTACTATCACACGGAGGAAAACGTTTTTTTAAAGGATACACAGTATATGCTTTCCAAAGCTATTGATTCCCTAAGTCCTAAACGACGAGAAATTTTGTTGCTGAACAAATTTCAGGAAAAAAGCTATAAGGAAATAGCTGATCAATTAGGTATTTCGGTTTCAACAGTGAGTAATCAATTAGTCAGCGCATTAAAAGATATCAAAGAGTATATTCATAAACACTATCGCAACGAGTTTATAATCAGTTTTTTGTCTGCTTTTTTGTTTAATCTTTAA